From a region of the Myxococcus guangdongensis genome:
- a CDS encoding imm11 family protein: MSMTKRFFELAPDMLLPGRCSLGIPTDLGGREVEDPWVFKRGRRIENPGRLRIPVDVPGRTFDFTLAGISTPVVHVRVATLLTELAPEDVQVIPVEIPGQPEQYSILVATRLIECIDDAASREVERWTAEDGRPEKVGQYRDVDGLRIDPSKVGDAKLFRTWGWSVALIVSEDLKLALEGLGVTGMRFTEV; the protein is encoded by the coding sequence ATGTCCATGACGAAACGGTTCTTCGAGCTTGCTCCCGACATGTTGCTCCCTGGGCGATGTTCACTCGGAATCCCCACGGACCTGGGGGGCCGAGAGGTCGAGGACCCCTGGGTGTTCAAGAGGGGGCGCCGCATCGAGAACCCGGGTCGACTACGGATTCCTGTGGACGTACCGGGCAGGACCTTCGATTTCACCCTCGCGGGGATCTCGACACCGGTCGTCCACGTCCGAGTGGCGACGCTGCTCACGGAGCTGGCGCCCGAGGACGTGCAGGTCATCCCCGTGGAGATTCCAGGGCAGCCCGAGCAGTACAGCATCCTCGTGGCAACGCGGCTCATCGAGTGCATCGACGACGCGGCGTCCCGGGAAGTGGAGCGTTGGACGGCCGAGGACGGACGGCCAGAGAAGGTGGGCCAGTACCGGGACGTGGACGGGCTGAGAATCGACCCGTCGAAGGTGGGTGACGCGAAGCTCTTCCGGACCTGGGGCTGGTCCGTGGCGCTCATCGTCTCCGAGGACCTCAAGCTCGCGCTTGAAGGACTCGGTGTCACCGGGATGCGCTTCACCGAGGTCTGA
- a CDS encoding TetR/AcrR family transcriptional regulator: protein MGTKEQDARERILRATIICIERDGLDATGIREIAREAQVNSAAISYYFRSKEKLITQALDSTLDQAFTHVLLDFDKLLDEGLAVREAFETLLEDVVGNVGRYPRIAHAHLHDALVHQRYDGPAVQRLNTFLEALSRKLAPATPHLKEARRRLALTQVWSSILLVSMLPRVFDQVLLLDFRTLDTRRAWVKQYTRLLFPA from the coding sequence ATGGGAACGAAGGAACAGGACGCTCGGGAGCGCATCCTCCGGGCGACCATCATCTGCATCGAGCGCGACGGGCTGGACGCCACTGGCATCCGCGAGATTGCCCGCGAGGCCCAGGTGAACAGCGCCGCCATCAGCTACTACTTCCGCAGCAAGGAGAAGCTGATCACCCAAGCCCTGGACTCCACCCTGGACCAGGCCTTCACCCACGTCCTCCTCGACTTCGACAAGCTCCTCGACGAGGGCCTCGCCGTCCGCGAAGCCTTCGAGACCCTGCTCGAGGACGTCGTCGGCAACGTCGGCCGCTACCCCCGCATCGCCCATGCCCACCTGCACGACGCGCTCGTCCACCAACGCTACGACGGCCCCGCCGTCCAACGCCTCAACACCTTCCTCGAAGCGCTGTCCCGAAAGCTCGCCCCCGCCACACCCCACCTGAAGGAAGCACGCCGCAGGCTCGCGCTCACCCAGGTCTGGTCCTCCATCCTCCTCGTGTCCATGCTCCCTCGCGTGTTCGACCAGGTCCTCCTGCTCGACTTCCGCACCCTGGACACCCGCCGCGCCTGGGTGAAGCAATACACACGGCTGCTCTTCCCTGCCTGA
- a CDS encoding DUF4345 domain-containing protein, producing MRNQVTKVVLLVVGAIGGLIGAALLFTPQAFHGWSGIDHGGQVSLLSEVRAPGGALLACGLLIMAGGIWSRLTFTSLAVSTTLYLSYGVSRMLSLAVDGTPAPELVAAMVAELVIGALCAVLWSKSAQPLVRAESLPGV from the coding sequence ATGCGAAACCAGGTGACGAAGGTGGTGTTGCTGGTCGTGGGCGCAATCGGTGGCTTGATTGGCGCGGCGTTGTTGTTCACGCCGCAGGCCTTCCATGGGTGGAGTGGAATCGACCATGGGGGGCAGGTGAGCCTGTTGAGCGAGGTGCGCGCGCCAGGAGGGGCGTTGCTGGCGTGTGGGCTGCTCATCATGGCCGGCGGAATCTGGAGCCGGCTGACGTTCACGTCGCTGGCGGTGTCGACGACGCTGTACCTGTCCTACGGCGTATCACGGATGTTGAGTCTGGCCGTGGACGGCACGCCCGCGCCGGAGCTGGTCGCGGCGATGGTGGCGGAGTTGGTGATTGGCGCGCTCTGCGCGGTGCTGTGGTCGAAGAGCGCGCAGCCGCTGGTGCGCGCTGAGTCACTGCCGGGCGTCTGA
- a CDS encoding TetR/AcrR family transcriptional regulator, whose protein sequence is MSSEPPETRTRILAAALHLLETRQGQAVRMSDIAKKAGVSRQAVYLHFSTRAALLVATTLYLDELKDVRARLVPSRTAKSGAERLDAYVGAWADYIPEIRGVAKALMAMADTDEEAAEAWTKRMEDMREGCAAAIEALRSDGALSPDYTAREATDLLWTLLSVRNWEHLTLERGYSQPRYKDLLLRTARRLFVRAPRSGS, encoded by the coding sequence ATGTCAAGTGAACCGCCGGAGACCCGGACCCGCATCCTCGCGGCCGCGCTGCACCTGCTGGAGACGCGCCAGGGGCAGGCCGTCCGGATGAGCGACATCGCGAAGAAGGCTGGGGTCAGCCGACAAGCCGTCTACCTGCACTTCAGCACCCGGGCCGCCCTGCTCGTCGCCACCACGCTCTACCTGGACGAGCTCAAGGACGTCCGCGCGCGCCTGGTCCCCAGCCGCACCGCGAAGAGCGGCGCGGAGCGCCTGGACGCGTACGTCGGCGCCTGGGCCGACTACATCCCGGAGATTCGCGGCGTGGCCAAGGCGCTGATGGCCATGGCCGACACCGACGAAGAGGCCGCCGAGGCCTGGACGAAGCGCATGGAGGACATGCGCGAGGGCTGCGCCGCCGCCATCGAGGCCCTGCGCTCCGACGGCGCCCTCTCCCCCGACTACACGGCCCGCGAGGCCACCGACCTGCTCTGGACGCTCCTGTCCGTGCGCAACTGGGAGCACCTCACCCTCGAGCGCGGTTACTCCCAACCTCGCTACAAGGACCTGCTGCTGCGCACCGCGCGTCGGCTCTTCGTCCGCGCCCCACGCTCCGGCTCATGA
- a CDS encoding AHH domain-containing protein: MKWQWLYVVWALLVGCSTTRGVRLETDEGRTLVVTSDVDAAPVDLEEDEFVEALVAESRHSRPARSPEEAARRLFEMDERGGVYRFDVRTRQVTPVGAGAHLEGDGADAELTRAYLRWCERTGQSGDCLQLLVGRSTVEGDGRYALALALAHGAVLDEMWEAFEDMADPGAMVAAAMWTGTMYLVLWSVPEPVSKGLAAVMTATLIAYVGVDTFWSLVAGFQRLMEAVDQAHTFDELREAGEGYGRVMGRNAARAFAMLATVAIGNTAAGFAGRVPTLPGSAQASVQASANAGIALSVVGEVQAVAMASEVVTLSVTTGAVSAMAQGGGAVGPVDSAGHDHHIATDKWWESDRNGGPWSPLFQKLFDKAGMSLNDRANVVRVNGHKGPHPQAYHQRVLNRLTEALEDCGTLRQCREALTTELRRLAKQVSTPGSELNKLVTRT, translated from the coding sequence ATGAAGTGGCAATGGTTGTACGTGGTGTGGGCGCTGCTGGTGGGGTGCTCCACGACGCGAGGCGTGCGGTTGGAGACGGATGAGGGGCGGACGCTCGTCGTCACCTCGGACGTTGACGCGGCTCCTGTTGACCTGGAGGAAGACGAGTTCGTCGAGGCATTGGTTGCCGAGAGCAGACACTCTCGCCCAGCGCGGTCTCCGGAGGAGGCTGCGAGGCGGCTGTTCGAGATGGACGAGCGGGGTGGGGTGTACCGCTTCGATGTGCGAACGCGGCAGGTGACGCCCGTGGGCGCTGGCGCACACCTGGAAGGAGATGGCGCGGACGCGGAGCTGACACGCGCCTACTTGCGGTGGTGTGAGCGCACGGGCCAGTCCGGGGACTGCCTGCAACTGTTGGTGGGGCGCTCCACGGTGGAGGGGGATGGGCGTTATGCGCTGGCGTTGGCGCTCGCGCATGGCGCGGTGCTGGATGAGATGTGGGAAGCGTTCGAAGACATGGCGGACCCGGGCGCGATGGTGGCGGCTGCGATGTGGACGGGGACGATGTACCTGGTCCTTTGGAGCGTGCCCGAGCCGGTGTCGAAGGGGCTGGCGGCGGTGATGACGGCCACGTTGATTGCCTATGTGGGAGTGGACACGTTCTGGAGCCTGGTGGCGGGCTTCCAGAGGTTGATGGAGGCGGTGGACCAGGCCCACACCTTCGACGAGTTGCGCGAGGCGGGGGAGGGCTACGGGCGGGTGATGGGCCGCAACGCGGCGAGGGCCTTCGCGATGCTCGCGACGGTGGCCATCGGGAACACAGCGGCGGGCTTCGCGGGGCGAGTGCCGACGTTGCCGGGGTCCGCGCAGGCGTCCGTGCAGGCGAGCGCGAACGCGGGCATCGCCCTCTCTGTGGTGGGAGAGGTGCAGGCGGTGGCGATGGCGAGCGAGGTGGTCACTCTTTCGGTGACCACTGGCGCGGTGTCGGCGATGGCGCAGGGAGGCGGCGCTGTCGGGCCCGTGGATTCAGCCGGGCATGACCACCACATCGCCACGGACAAGTGGTGGGAGTCCGACAGGAACGGAGGTCCGTGGTCACCGCTGTTCCAGAAGCTCTTCGACAAAGCCGGGATGTCCCTGAACGACCGCGCCAACGTCGTGAGGGTGAACGGGCACAAGGGACCACATCCCCAGGCATATCATCAGCGGGTCCTCAATCGGTTGACGGAGGCGCTGGAAGACTGCGGGACCCTGCGGCAGTGTCGGGAGGCGCTGACGACGGAGCTCAGGCGACTCGCGAAACAAGTCTCCACTCCCGGCTCCGAGTTGAACAAACTGGTGACGCGTACCTGA
- a CDS encoding immunity protein Imm33 domain-containing protein translates to MSIQNGAEGKTWLELQQRTCQKAGAAFVPPEAGMRVAVARDIREGVMPVNGLRHAVKQGGVGWFIWPGEGPLCQDTDYFVPVCIEHLDTWCPLALPFLGLPPGWRFLTDGPYVDMWFDQKIYDLPID, encoded by the coding sequence ATGAGCATCCAGAATGGCGCCGAAGGAAAGACGTGGCTCGAGCTCCAGCAGCGCACCTGCCAGAAAGCCGGGGCCGCATTCGTTCCCCCTGAAGCAGGCATGCGAGTGGCCGTCGCGCGCGACATCCGCGAAGGCGTCATGCCTGTCAACGGGTTGAGGCACGCGGTGAAACAGGGCGGCGTGGGCTGGTTCATCTGGCCCGGAGAAGGCCCACTCTGCCAGGACACGGACTACTTCGTGCCCGTGTGCATAGAGCATCTGGACACCTGGTGCCCCCTCGCGCTGCCCTTCCTGGGCCTCCCCCCTGGATGGCGGTTCCTGACAGATGGGCCTTACGTGGACATGTGGTTCGATCAGAAGATCTACGACCTGCCCATCGACTGA